In Bacteroidota bacterium, the genomic window AGAGATCAAAGCTATCCTCGAAACCAATACTAAAATGTTATTTATCACTGCCGGCATGGGTGGCGGAACAGGAACCGGAGGCGCCCCGGTAATAGCAGCCATAGCCAGGGAATTGGGGATTCTTACCGTTGGCATCGTTACCATTCCATTTGCTTTTGAAGGCCGTAAAAGACGGCAACAGGCAGAACAGGGTATTGAGGAACTGAAAAAATATGTTGATACGTCGCTGGTGATATGTAATGATAAACTCCGTGAACTTTATGGTAATGTCAAATTATCAGAAGCTTTCGGCAAAGCTGATGATATCCTGGCCATTGCTGCCAAAGGTATTGCTGAGATCATCACGGTTCCGGGTCACATCAATGTTGACTTCGAGGACGCCAAAACTGTTATGAAAGACAGTGGAGTAGCCATTATGGGAACCGGCATTGCCGAAGGTGAAGACAGGGCACATAAAGCCATTGAAGAAGCGCTCTCCTCGCCATTGCTGAACGATAGCAATATCAAAGGCGCCAGCAACATTCTTTTATATATCACTTCGGGCAAGGATGAAATCACCATGGATGAGGTCAGCGAGATCACTGACTATATTCAGAATGAAGCCGGCAACGGCGCAGAGATCATCTGGGGCAACTCCTCCGAAGAATCGCTTGGGAAGAAGATATGCATCACCATCATTGCCACAGGCTTTGGGACCCATAGTAAAAGACCAACCGACATTGACGAAGAAGGCATGAAAATCATTCATACACTTGATGAATCTCCTCTGGAACCTGTCTATCCTAAGAGAGAAGAACCTATTGATGTGCTGAACAATGAGATTACTCTCATCACCAAGACACCAGAATCTGGCGACATGACGGAGGG contains:
- the ftsZ gene encoding cell division protein FtsZ; protein product: MTEMLTFDSSKNQSSIIKVIGVGGGGSNAVTHMYKQGIKGVDFILCNTDAQALSTSPVPLKIQLGSKGLGAGSIPSVGREAALENIEEIKAILETNTKMLFITAGMGGGTGTGGAPVIAAIARELGILTVGIVTIPFAFEGRKRRQQAEQGIEELKKYVDTSLVICNDKLRELYGNVKLSEAFGKADDILAIAAKGIAEIITVPGHINVDFEDAKTVMKDSGVAIMGTGIAEGEDRAHKAIEEALSSPLLNDSNIKGASNILLYITSGKDEITMDEVSEITDYIQNEAGNGAEIIWGNSSEESLGKKICITIIATGFGTHSKRPTDIDEEGMKIIHTLDESPLEPVYPKREEPIDVLNNEITLITKTPESGDMTEGTAAEPESDDRTFVFDINHVVKDNIEHDDHSDTSAGKETEKKVTITSSLASEGQHPYDTAKDILQADTKRDEMELKSMDRIRKLKDLSIKLKTPGGLAELENEPAYIRRNVTLTDVPPSESSSVARYVLISDEENNPEIKTNNSFLHDNVD